The window aaaaccagcttggacatgtggaagttcacggttcacgtattgctgaagcctggcttggagaattttgagcattactttactggtgtgtgagatgaatgcaattgtgcagtagtttgaacattctttggcattttctttctttgggattgaaatgataCTGGTGATAGAATATTGGAGTTATTAGAATAATTGGAATTAttgatgatagaagcaaggtccagtgctgtaaagagcaatggtccatgaatcaaggcaaattggaagtgctcaaacaggagatggcaagagtgaatgtagatattctaggaatcagcaaactaaaatggactggaatgggtgaatttaactcagatatccattatatctactactgtgggcaggaatcccttagaagaaatggagtagtcatcactgtcaacaagagagtcctaaatgcagtacttggatgcaatctcaaaaatgaaagaatgatctgtgttagtttccaaggcaaagcattcagtatcacagtaatcccaagtctatgccccgagcagtaatgctgaacaagctgaagttgaacagttataTGAACACCTTCAGGACCTTTtataactaacacccaaaaagatgtctttttcattatcggggagtggaatgcaaaagtaggaagtcaagagacacctggagtaacaggcaaatttgaccttggagtacagaatgaagcagggcaaaggctaatagagttttgtcaagagaacacactggtcatagcaaacaccctcttccaacaacacaagagaagactctacacatggacatcaccagatagtcgacactgaaatcagattgattatatttcttgcagccagagatggagaagctctatacagtcagcaaaaacaagaccgagagcggactgtggctcagatcatgaactccttattgccaaattcagacttaaattgaagaaagtggggaaaatcactagaccattcaggttcaggtatgacctaagtcaaatcccttatgattatacagtggaagtgggaaatagatttaagggactagatctaatagacagagtgcctgatgaactatgtgtggaggtttgtgacattgtacaggaggcagggatcaagaccatccccaagaaaaagaaatgcaaaaaagcaaaatggctgtctgaggagcccttataaatagctgtgaaaagaagcaaagtgaagagcaaaggagaaaaggaaagatatacccatttgaatgcagagttccagagaatagcaagaagagataagaaagtcttcctcagggatcaacgcaaagaagtagagggaaacaaaagaaagggaaagactagagttctcttcaagataattagagataccaagggaacatttcatgcaaagatgggttcaataatgaacagaaaaggtatggagctgactgaagcagaagatattaagaagaggtggcaagaatacacagaagaactgtacacaaaagatcttcatgactcagataatcacgatggtgtgatcactcacctagagccaggcatcctggaatgtgaagtcaggtgggccttaggaagcatcactatgaacaaagctagtggaggtgatggaattccaattgagttatttcaaagcctaaaagatgatgctgtgaaagtgttgcactcagtatgccagcaaatttggaaaactcagcagtggccacaagactggaaaaggtcaggtttcattgcgatcccaaagaaaggaaatgccaaagaatgctcaaaaaagTCATTCATATTAGAGTCTTCAAAACACCACAGGtataagaaagaatgaagctgTTATGTAGGTAGCATTTCCAATAATCTACCACCCTTTcccaaaaccaaaaaataaaagtttattccCCTTTAGATTTCTGTGTCCAGGGATGTGCTGAGTTCTTAAGAGACCAGTCAGGGAGGTGTTAAGAATGTAAATGAGATTCTTCTGTCTCTTCCATTTTGGGGTTAAAATTCTGACTCTGAAGAAGACTATATGAATTTATCACAAAGCCAAAATTACATTTATCTTTCATAACACCTATGATGATTATGATTCACACACTAAAAAAAATGCCTAATTAGAAATGCCTTTGGTCACTTTATAGCTAAACTGACATGTTGCACAAAAGCAAATCTGAGGTATGGAAGGAAGTTTACTTAGTCGTGAGTTGCTAACAGATACTCATGTTCCTGAGTTCATTGGCAAATATCATtggctgtttttctttaaaaaaggaaagttcttgaaaaaaattataataagtaTTGTGACTAAGTATAACAATTTCTGAGAGGCAAGCTATTTTCCCCTACAGATCCAGCCTGGGTTGCTTTGGTATTGATGCTTTGAACCTAGAAGTTAAATGCTAATGTTGTGTCATTTTGTTAAAATAGTATATCACAGAAAAGCAGaagaatacatatataacatttaGTTGATTTTGCTTTTCATTGCATCCATGTGCCTACTAAgcttatatatgtatttctatcaatatttttggtttacagtgaaatattttttcttgctaATACCTCTCATGTTTTTAATTATACTTAAAGCATGCCTTTATAATCAGTAATACAGAGATGTCATCAGCTTTTATCTGTTTATATTAAGTAACCTTACAGTGGATCCCAATCTGAGATCTAAAATTTTCCAGAGTGGGATTTTGTGTGCTGTGACTTTCTTTTAAGCCTCAAAGCAAAGCATGTGTATCTAAGAttgcagttttgttttcttcacccATTCCTGGTTAAAGAGAATGTTGTGGTGGCTGTTTGTCCCAAATGAGGCAGATGGTGGAATTTTACTAGAAGGAGATGAACAGAGGAGGGGAAAGCTGAGCAAGAGGAAGGAGTTTGAGATTGGGGGAACCACATGGCCCAGAAAGCAGGCCCAGTCCAAAGTCAGAAAACAAGCCCAGTTTTTGCAGGATGAGCTTTCCAGTATTTAAGACCTAAATGTGTATGGTGGCTGTGGGCTGGTGTAATTGTGAAAGAGATGTAGTAGGCAGTTTGCATTCTGGAATAATTTGAGGGCATCTTTAAGGTGCCAATAACTGAAATCCTGCTTTAGAACTGGGAATCTGGCTTGAGTTTGAGCCCTATCCTGTACACTATGTGACCTTTTTGAGTTgcagtttccttttctctgtaatGATAAGACCTAGTCAAAATTTATAATCAGGATAAATTAGGTAATGTACACAAAATTGCTTTGTTCAGTGGCATGTGCCATAAATGCTACTGGAGTTGAGCAAAGATAGTTTCTGTTAGACTGTCCCACAGAACCTGCACAGCCATCCACATTTCATGCCTCAGACCAAATGGATTGATTGGGACATTGATATCGTTGTGGTGAGCCCAATGATTAGGCTACCACATCTAGTGCTTtcaaaaacaaaccaagaaaagACACATAAGTCTCTTTGATAACTGATTAATGAAGTGAGATTcttaatgtcatttattaaatgtAAAGCTTATTTACAGCATTTATAGAATCAGATCTGCAGGGGATCTCATCTAATTTTCTCCCCTCCCTTCAAGAAGGGCTGTATCAAATGTAAATTAGCCCTGACAGATGGTGATTGGATTCAGTTTCTAAATTTCTTaaggaaaatttcagttttcctcTCTAAATTCTTTCAGTAATTTAACAATTCTTATGCCAAGTTTTTCCTTACAGCTGACCTAAATCTGTACTTGTAAGTCCTTCCTTATCCCCCTCCTCCAGTCTTTACCAGAGATAGAGAACAGCTGGCCAGCAACCTTCTTATGATAATAACCCTTTTCAGTATTGAAAAAAGAGTTACTCAGTTGGACTCAATCGCTCCATCTTGTCCACCCCTGCTCCAGCCTCCACCCCCTGTTCATTAGCTAGTCTTGTCTTCTCTGAATCACTCATGACGATGCCGCCATCCCTTGCCCTGTCCCTGTCTCAGACCCTTGATACTTCCAAGCAGCTGGGCAGACATGTGgctctggggaggaggcaggctgcTGCTTCCTCTCCTTGCTATGCTTTATGCATCATTGAACCTTCTAATAAATGAATCAGGATAACCCTTAACAGTGTTGGGTGAGTACATGGCACATTTATCTCATAAACATTGAGTTCTGCAAGGATACTAATCACAGGTTGCTTTGAAAATTGGGCCTCCCCAGTGCCTTAGTTTGCTTAGGCAGTCAGGCCATGACGCTACCACTTTGCATGCTAAAGATAACACTGATTGATATCTCTGCTCTCTTGAACTTAGTCTTAGAAGACACTGAGCTAAAACTCTCCTGAGTGTAGAGTATGCACACTGACTGAATGAGAGAATGGGCTTCCCCAGCTTTCTAAGTTGCAGTTGGGAAATAAGTGACCATTGAGGACAATTGAGCTCATTAAGCTGATCCCAAGAGGTTTCAGAGTGGCTCCTGTTTTTAATCTGAATGTGTATGCTTCTTTGTCTCTCTAGGTTTATTACCCAGAGCTTTCTGTCTGGGTCTGTCAAGAACCATTTCCAGACAAGGAAATGGAGGGAAGGCTTCCTAAGGTAAGATCTCCTGCTGACATTTTGttaaggtgttttgttttttttttaatatagaaacaGAAACAGCTATTCCTCATTTTAATACTCATTACTGTCTACTATAATAatccccttatggcagaaagtgaaaaggaactaaaaaacctcttgatgaaagtgaaagaggagagtgaaaaagttggcttaaagctcaacattcagaaaactaagatcatggcatctggttccatcacctcatgggaaatagatggggaaacagtggaagcagtgtcagactttattttttggggctccaaaatcactgcagatggtgactgcagccatgaaattaaatgatgcttgctccttggaaggaaagtgatgaccaacctagatagcatattaaaaagcagagacattactttgccaacaaaggtccgtctagtcatggctatggtttttccagtggtcatgtatggatgtgagagttgggctatgaagaaagctgagtgccgaagaattgatgcttttgaactgtggtgttggagaagactcttgagagtcccttggactgcaaggagacccagccagtccatcctaaaggagatcagtcctgggtgttcattggaaggactgatgctgaaactgaaactccagtactttggccacctcatgcagagttgactcattggtaaagaccctgatgctgggaggaattgggggcaggaggagaaggggatgacagaggatgagatggttggatggcatcaccgactcaatggacatgagtttgggtaaactccaggagttggtgatggacagggaggcctggcgtgctgcgattcacggggtcgcaaagagttggacacgactgagcgactgaactgataataatCCATTAACCTGATACCATAATCCATAACCTATTATCATCTTGGAAATAACATGtagtacaaaaaaaagaaaaagaatatcctGATATCCTGTGACTCTTACAGTTCatattatctttctttcttgatgCCCGAAGTCCAAAGCAAATTTTCATTTAAGAATCATGGAACCAATTTGTCAGCTATacattttacagattttttaatttgtttgttccATTCTGATATAGATAAATCCAAATATGAATATATCTAACTAAAATATCTCCTAAAAGTATAGATGATGATAATATTTTCTGGTAACAATACCTGACTATCTGATAAAATTACccatgaaacaaaacagaaagaatattaaaaagctgctatattttttcttctaagttttaggcccaaaagtattttctattaacaTGCTTTTATTGCTCGGACATTTTCAGTGTGACAGTTTTCTGCCGTaagaaaatttgtaaaatttacattttattttttcagcagTATTTCAAAACAGCAACAGAAACATTTACCAATTTTTTACTGTAGATACCTTTGAACTTTGCTTGTTAGGGTAAATTTCAATTTGACCTTAAACAAGGATGATTGTATTTTTTACCACTGACCTGTTgattctgtaatttaaaaaaatagagaccaTTGAAAATacaatttccatttaaaaatttcttgacCAATGGAGAGGACTCCCCAGCTATCACTGTCATTTCAACTTTGGTAAACTATCTTACTTGCCTTTAATGGTTTCAGCAATTTCCTACCTTTTACTGACAGGCAGACATTAGTTAAAGAGATTATGTCGACTGGCAGTTTGCACTGAGAGAAAACAGTCCTAAATCACTTTGAATCTTTCAGAGAATTTCTGAAGGTCAAGGTCGAAATCACTGGCAAGAAAGTACGTGAACTAAATGATTTGGTCCCTGCCTGGGCTAGACTTTTTCTGATCTTGTAGAGTTGGAGTGGAAGTGAGCTAAAATACAGGTGCTTTATTTAAAACACACTCACACcccaccactgtaccaccagggttGCTGTAGTCTAGACATTCTTTGCTGGACCATCTCAGGGCATAATTTCTCTGAGTAGCTGAGGGTAAAATGTGATCATGGAAGGGATGAGGGGAAGTATAGCCTTTTTATGAGTGCCTGCCCCATTCAGGAGCCCAGAGTTCATGTCTTTGATACTGGTAGCATCAACCAGACAAGCAAGACTGGCCAAATTCCTCCGTGAGGTCAAcagtgcctctgtttcctcttgaAAGGCCATCTGAGTCTAGGCCTTGTTGGCATTGAGATATGTTCCAGGGGGCTGGTGGATCCTGGAATTCAGGTCTTCTGTTATTTTGAGCTCTTTCCTCTCTAAATATATGAATAGTATTTTAAGCATAATATATTTGTCCTTTTTCTAGCTGTTGCCTTCTGGAAAAGTACATCTTTGCATAATCATAAGAAAAACAATCCTGGCTTACTTGGCCCAAAACACATTATTGAGTAACTGGGGGACTCATGTACTAACAATTATTGGCAGGGAGAACCACCCAGAAGCACAGTCTCTGGGGACCCCTAGACACGTATCTGTATCTCCTCCTCCAGCCTTTTGGTTTATTCAAGTTCCTCAGTCCTATAGGGACCATTATATGGGGATGATGGAGGGAAATAGCACAATTTTTGCATAAAATTCTTCCAAGGTCTAACTTGTGGAAATAAGACATCTTCCTGTCTCCTCTTTGAAATACCTCCTTGTTGCAGAAGCTTGAAGTTCCTTCAACGGGGGCAGagatatcttttttcctttctttctctctctctttttttttaatgaataggaGGTAGGGACTGAAGTCTAGTGAATTCCAGTCTCCAAAGGAAGGATGCACAGAACTTTAGCTCCCCAGGGTGTCTCATATCAGAACTCCCTGCAAGGTTTGTCACCACTGCGTTGCTGTCCTCCAGTTACTTGGGTGGCTCCCATATAGCTTGTTAATTTTAGGGCAGGCTGGAGGGACTGCTTTTGTCCCTcttgccttaaaatctaataGACTGTTCAGTCCATAGGAGCCATGCAGAACGTGAATAATGAAGGAAGGACACATCTGAATATTTGGGGGTCtcgaaagagagaaaaaaaatactaaaaatggtAAATTCAAATCTGAAATAATCTTAGAATTTTGTTTTCCTGGAAGAACTTCTTTCCAAATTAACCATATCCCACCCAGCTCCCACCCATCTCCCATccattttcctgtattttttttttcatggaaatatGAGAGTAGTAAGACTGAGATATATAAAGACTAACTGATGTTCTGTATACTCACTTAAGAATAAGTCTTAAGTAGGCAGTTTTAAGGCCAGCCATGATGTTAAGAGAAGTGTGTTGCaaacttttgatttccttttctaggCCTATGATAGTTAGCATTGAATTCTTCATTTGTCTAAAACTTGTTTGTCATATCCTGAACCGTGATGCTCACTGGTTGATATGGGAGGAGaaacaaacattattttaaagaCATCAGGTTtcaaaggatttcttttttaaatagtggGATTGCATGCCAAAAtttcaaaattgaaattattttcacaaAAGAAAGGAATTGCTCGATATAATGCTTTTGGATATTTTTCTGGATCCTTTAGGGCATGTAAatgatgaataaaattttaatttaactttctGGTTTGGCCCTTTTGGCATTTAATGATACCAAAACAACCTCTAAATCACAGACTAAGACTGGAACATTACAGTACATACTGAGTAGATTTTATATACATTCTGAAAATGTTACATGCTCTAAAAGTCtgagatttttgaaaaaaaattagataaaacaGATGTGTAATATGAGAACACTGTACGGTAAGTAAAACTTCTTAAAACTGAATTATCTGTTATATTTAGTTCACTCTGGGGTTGCTGAGTGAACCGAACAATTTGGTTTCAAGTTGTTTGGACGTCTCTGATTTCTGAATTCTTCAGttcaagttcagttgctcagtcatgtccgactctttgcaaccccatggactgcaccttgccaggcttccctgtccatcaccaactcctggagctttctcaaactcattgagttggtgaagccatccagccatctcatcctcttttgtcaccttcttctcctgccttcaatctttcccagcatcagggtcttttccagtgagtcagttcttcacatcaggtggccagagtatgggagcttcagcttcagaataagtccttccagtgaatattcagcactgatctcctttaggatggactggttggatctccttgcagttcaagggactctcaagagtcttctccaataccacagttcaaaagcatcaattctttggtgctcagctttctttatggtccaactctcacatccatagatgactattggaaaaaccataactttaattagatggacctttgtcagcaaagtaatgtctctgctttttaatatgctgtctagattggtcatagcttttcttccaaagaacaagtgtcttttaatttcatgactgcagtcaccatctgcagtgatttggaggccaagaaaataaagtctgtcactatttccattgtttccccatctatttgccatgaagtgatgggactgaatgccatagtcttagttttttgaatgttgagtttcttaAAAAGATTCAAATATGGTAATTTGTAGACTACAAAGCATGATTATCACTTTAACCCAAGTACCTATATCCAGTCAAATTAGCTTATTATAACTATCCTTTTAGAACACGTGgccttaacaaaaagaaaaaaaaaaatcccaacagaTCTTTTAAAAccataatggatttttttttttttcccccaagaaaatTCCTATACTTAATGGTTAGGCTAAAAGAGACTCTTGTCATATGTTCACTGTTTTCATTCCTGAGTGGGGCATGACATCTAGTTGTGATAAGACCTTTATTTTGTATCATTGCTTGGGCAGGTGGGCCTCATTGTCCTGTCCTCCTGCTGTTTGATTGTGGTGGGGATCTCCTCCCCGTGGGTGCTCAATGGGTCCTCGGTCACAGTGTATTTGGATTCTCCTAGTCGGATACACAAAACCTCACTCATCAGAATTGTGAAGATAGACTAGAAGAGCCCCAGTCAGTCCCAACTAGCTGAGTCTCCCGCTCTTCTGGCCCTGGTTTCCCTCTTGTCTCCTCTCTTCTGCAGCTGctgcctgcccacccccagcccacatgATTTCCCTCCCAAACACTCCCATGTCTTTAGTACCCACTTTTGGTTCTCACTGTAAGGCCTATAGGGCCTGGGCCACTTGCTTCTAGAATAAAATGTTCATAAATTATATTTGTTGCAGTTGTgatatgctttaaatattttaactattataaaacaattatccctTTCCACCACAGTCAttcaactcttaaaaaaaaaaaaaaagcattaacacTCCTAGGAACCTCTCACCCAGTCTTCTGTCAGGCCATATTTGATCCCAGAAAGTGTTTTTAGAACCCTGACTTTGGGGAATGCTGCCTCCCACATGGCTGGGCTCAGCCCTTAGAGAAGCACTTGATTCTACTGCAGCCAAGGCAGCTAGTGTTTAATGACTTCATGCCCTCACAGGCCTAATATTTACATTCAGGTGAACTGTGTTTAATATGTAAACTCTGCAAAATGTTGGGAGTCAGGGATAAAGTTGGGAGGAAGAAGCAAAAATGTTCAAGTGGTTTTAAAAGCATGACTCAGtgtatttctttttgtgtgtgtctgtctgtgtgctcttcagggaagacttcctgtcCCCAAGGAAGTGAACCGCAAGAAGGATGGCGAGATCGGGGCTGCCTCCCTGACTCCACTTGGCAGCAATGAACTCCACTCCCCAGGAACCAGTTACCTCCACTCTTTTTAATCACCTCCATTTGTATTACATATGGTGTATGGGTATTGATGAGGTCATGGTATCATATATGggatttttttctgtgtaaatcATCAAGTATAAGAAGAAACTATGGGACTCTGAGCCTTGCTTTAGAGATTTTACAGTGGACAAATAGGTATCATCAAACCAGTTTTTAATCATTCTGACTCAAGTGAAAACGCTCAGAATTTCACACTGTGAATCCACGTTTACAACCCTTACAGGTGGGCCTTCAGGCCTGGTTTGCTACGACAGTCTTCCACAACTCAAACCCCCTCTGCTCTCACACAACCGGTCCACTTCTGCCTTTTCACTCACACAGCTCCTGACTGCTTCTTGCAGAGGCTGAGagtccccttttttttttttttttttttcatttagatgtaACAAGCCTAGTAGTTTATGTTCATCAATTGTCTGTATATCTCTATATTTTACCCATGTACTCTTTTGATGTATAGAAGTAGTTTGAAACTCATCGTTTCCTTGTGGTAAGTGACCGAGAAGCTGCCACAGGACCTGAGACACTGATGAATGGTGCTATTTTGGACTTTCAACATGCTCCTTGGCGAGGTAGCTCTGAtggagttattttttattttcatgttctaAGAAGGTGTTGGTACTCTGTTTCCCTGAATGTCGTTCTCTAGACTGGATTGACCTGTTCTCCTCGTGTCTTCAGTGTGGCTTTCTTCGTCAGCGTTGGGGGTTGAGCGGGTGCCACCGCGGggcaggagaccccggctcaCCGGCTGGCACTCCCGGACACGCAGTCACTGTAGCGGGAGCAATCACAAAACTGTAATTTCCTTACCAAATCTCTTCCTTTCGGTAGCCTCGCCTGCCTAACTTAGTGAACGAAAAGCAATAATTTGACAGGCGTTTTTAGGTGTCTCTTTTGGTTCTTTCATTTGAAAGAATATTCagggggaaaggggcaaactcttttttttcccctttttataaatgccctctgggtgggggggggggaggtgggggaagaaatCCCCCAAATTAGCATCCCAGTAGGAACATGAAAGTTACACCTTTCCCAAAAATTAGGTTGAAGAAAATGTctttaccaaaaacaaaaattctttctttaaaaggcaGAGCACTCTTTTTCAACAGTCCTGATAAGCAAGGTGTAGATTTTACATTTTTGTCCTTGCTCCCaatgaaatggataaacaaaactaCAATCAGACAATACCATCTACTCACGGAATGTTGTTGTGTTAGCCAGTCTGAAAGCCCACCTTGATTTTTATATAACTGTCTTTTAGCTCTTCCTTTGACAGGGCAGGCTTCGTTCTGAACTGTCCCGCTTCTGACTGTTACACACCGACTGACGCATGCGCTgcacttcttccttctcttctcgcTCCCCATTGGCCTGAGTTTCCTGTGCATTTCCCCCCTACC of the Muntiacus reevesi chromosome 7, mMunRee1.1, whole genome shotgun sequence genome contains:
- the NREP gene encoding neuronal regeneration-related protein, which translates into the protein MVYYPELSVWVCQEPFPDKEMEGRLPKGRLPVPKEVNRKKDGEIGAASLTPLGSNELHSPGTSYLHSF